Proteins from one Desulfitobacterium chlororespirans DSM 11544 genomic window:
- a CDS encoding putative ABC transporter permease, whose translation MNYLDIFLLFACYSCLGWIMETIYASITHKKFVNRGFLNGFFCPIYGLGAVLIIVSSIWVGTVFSGALAAGTVSVVVAVILVTALEYITGFILEKVFHCKWWDYSEDFANLHGYICLKYSLLWGVLALVLLQVVHPGIAGLLLFIPSEIKIALSALLFVYFLVDTIKSVADTLDLRNAILNHSSFPLLKYYEKILRYRRIFQAFPRLLILNADIINRDVRSILNEKVDKIKTELKSKFQ comes from the coding sequence ATGAATTACTTGGATATCTTTTTGCTCTTCGCTTGTTATTCCTGTTTAGGATGGATTATGGAAACGATCTATGCCAGTATTACGCACAAGAAATTTGTCAATCGGGGATTTTTAAATGGATTCTTTTGTCCCATCTATGGTTTGGGCGCCGTTTTAATTATAGTATCTTCAATCTGGGTGGGAACGGTTTTCTCCGGTGCCTTAGCAGCAGGTACCGTCAGCGTTGTTGTGGCGGTCATCCTTGTCACGGCTCTTGAATACATTACCGGGTTCATACTGGAAAAAGTATTTCATTGCAAATGGTGGGATTACAGTGAAGATTTTGCTAATCTCCACGGCTATATTTGCCTGAAGTACTCCCTTTTGTGGGGAGTGCTGGCCTTGGTTCTGCTGCAAGTCGTTCATCCCGGGATCGCCGGGCTGCTTCTCTTCATACCGTCTGAGATCAAAATAGCTCTCTCCGCGTTGCTCTTTGTCTATTTCCTCGTCGACACAATTAAATCCGTAGCCGATACTTTAGATTTACGCAATGCCATCTTAAACCACAGCAGCTTTCCACTGCTCAAATACTATGAGAAAATTCTTCGTTACAGGCGCATTTTTCAGGCTTTCCCACGCCTGCTCATTCTAAATGCCGACATCATCAATCGTGATGTAAGGAGCATCCTCAATGAAAAAGTGGATAAGATCAAGACTGAGCTCAAGAGCAAATTTCAATAG
- a CDS encoding HD family phosphohydrolase, whose amino-acid sequence MKKWIRSRLSSRANFNSLAEYKECLQDVLDHESVLMMEDFIQHGRTTCLEHSLFVSYTGYKICRLLGLDWRSAARGGMLHDFFLYDWHTTKPDNGLHGFTHPLAALENAYEFFELNDREKDIILKHMWPLTVTPPKYKEALIIALIDKYWALLETLRLGKEIRSGSLKKKLYNQWEVPEKLTHVREELTE is encoded by the coding sequence ATGAAAAAGTGGATAAGATCAAGACTGAGCTCAAGAGCAAATTTCAATAGTTTGGCTGAATACAAAGAGTGCCTTCAGGATGTGTTGGATCATGAATCAGTCCTGATGATGGAAGACTTCATCCAGCATGGCCGGACCACCTGCCTGGAACACAGTTTGTTCGTATCCTACACTGGATACAAAATCTGCAGGCTGCTGGGACTTGATTGGCGTTCCGCCGCCAGAGGAGGAATGCTGCATGATTTCTTCCTGTATGACTGGCATACCACCAAACCGGACAATGGTTTGCACGGGTTTACCCATCCCCTGGCGGCTCTGGAAAATGCCTATGAGTTTTTTGAATTAAATGATCGGGAAAAGGACATTATCCTTAAGCACATGTGGCCTTTAACGGTGACGCCCCCCAAATATAAAGAAGCGCTCATCATAGCTCTGATCGATAAATACTGGGCGTTGTTGGAAACCCTCCGGCTGGGAAAAGAAATAAGAAGCGGCAGCCTGAAGAAGAAGTTATATAATCAATGGGAGGTTCCGGAAAAGCTGACTCATGTTAGGGAAGAATTGACGGAATAA
- a CDS encoding DUF6282 family protein: protein MIGRDILKGVVDMHVHSGPSVVTRSLDTGEMLAQAEEAGYKGFVVKDHYIPTVMSALMVEKYQSQKGTRVFGSIVLNNSVGVFNLTMLDAACKMGAKVVWMPTIASQRHIESHAAKGFVGAQSLVSGEKPVYYLNQDGKLIDEVIQVLDYLADHPDLILATGHGSVAEIDQLIPKAVSMGVQKIMVTHPFSTTLASVEDVKRWAAQGAYIDVCGVEFEQVLPTLSRVPFSLLTEYLKVVPHDQLILSSDAGAMTRNGPVSPVDLFYRFLSLLVENKVLTETQVDLMAKKTPATLLGI, encoded by the coding sequence ATGATTGGCAGAGACATCTTAAAGGGAGTCGTGGATATGCACGTCCACTCCGGACCTTCGGTTGTGACAAGATCCCTGGACACCGGTGAGATGCTGGCTCAGGCGGAGGAAGCCGGCTATAAGGGCTTTGTTGTTAAAGACCACTACATCCCTACGGTCATGTCAGCCCTGATGGTGGAAAAATATCAAAGCCAAAAGGGGACCCGGGTCTTTGGCAGCATCGTTCTGAACAATTCCGTGGGGGTTTTTAATCTCACCATGCTGGATGCAGCCTGCAAAATGGGGGCTAAAGTGGTGTGGATGCCTACCATTGCCTCCCAACGCCATATTGAGTCCCATGCCGCCAAGGGGTTTGTAGGAGCTCAGAGTCTGGTAAGCGGGGAAAAACCCGTTTACTACTTAAACCAGGATGGGAAATTGATTGATGAGGTAATTCAGGTTTTGGATTATCTGGCTGACCATCCAGATCTGATTCTGGCCACCGGACACGGCAGTGTGGCGGAAATTGATCAGCTGATTCCGAAAGCGGTCAGCATGGGGGTTCAGAAAATTATGGTCACCCATCCCTTTTCCACAACCTTGGCCAGTGTGGAGGATGTCAAGCGCTGGGCTGCTCAAGGGGCTTATATCGATGTGTGCGGTGTGGAGTTTGAGCAGGTGCTGCCCACCCTGAGCAGAGTTCCTTTCTCGCTCCTGACGGAGTATCTGAAGGTGGTGCCTCATGATCAGTTGATCCTGAGTTCCGATGCCGGGGCAATGACCAGAAACGGTCCCGTATCGCCGGTGGATCTTTTCTATCGTTTCCTTTCCTTGCTGGTGGAAAACAAAGTTTTGACCGAAACCCAGGTGGACCTGATGGCTAAAAAAACGCCGGCCACGCTTCTGGGCATCTGA
- a CDS encoding DUF2680 domain-containing protein gives MKKKLMAGVLSAVLLAAGATTVLGADAVDSAKLAEIKSLTQQMFGIQQQIVDKEVEAGLLTQEQADKLKESISQRKQHSEEALDKGQVPGLGLGLEKHHDTMMFKAGEPLTEEQIAEWLEKAQARLQEQEEAMKSSGKMTDEQIAEWLTKAQARLDEQKEAMKNGTFAPGDKGFGKGMHDRKSFDLPSKDTQSIDS, from the coding sequence ATGAAGAAAAAACTTATGGCCGGGGTGCTGAGCGCGGTGCTCCTGGCAGCCGGGGCAACCACCGTGCTGGGAGCGGATGCGGTTGATTCCGCCAAGCTGGCAGAAATCAAAAGCCTGACTCAGCAGATGTTTGGAATTCAGCAGCAAATCGTGGACAAAGAAGTGGAAGCCGGTCTCCTGACTCAGGAACAGGCGGATAAACTGAAGGAATCCATCAGCCAGAGGAAGCAGCACAGTGAAGAAGCTCTGGATAAGGGCCAGGTACCGGGACTGGGGCTGGGTCTGGAGAAGCATCACGACACCATGATGTTCAAGGCCGGTGAGCCCCTGACCGAAGAACAGATCGCTGAATGGCTGGAAAAAGCCCAGGCCCGTTTGCAGGAGCAGGAAGAAGCCATGAAAAGTTCCGGAAAGATGACGGATGAGCAGATTGCCGAATGGCTGACCAAGGCTCAGGCCCGCCTGGATGAGCAAAAAGAGGCGATGAAGAACGGTACCTTTGCCCCCGGAGACAAGGGCTTTGGCAAAGGCATGCATGACAGAAAGAGTTTTGACTTACCAAGCAAGGACACTCAAAGCATAGACAGCTAA
- a CDS encoding FaeA/PapI family transcriptional regulator, with the protein MDNYKAVLDFFAKAEQPARTGDVAEATGIDKKEVEKVMNTLKKEEKIVSPKRCFWEINKA; encoded by the coding sequence ATGGATAATTATAAGGCCGTTTTGGACTTCTTCGCCAAGGCTGAGCAACCGGCCCGCACCGGAGATGTGGCAGAAGCCACAGGGATTGATAAAAAAGAGGTTGAAAAGGTTATGAATACCCTCAAGAAAGAGGAGAAAATCGTTTCACCAAAAAGATGCTTTTGGGAAATCAATAAAGCCTAG
- a CDS encoding helix-turn-helix domain-containing protein — protein sequence MNCIIKYGRNVGAISDRVEADSHKHWLLQLFLSIEEELDIKVKGQLIPCHALLVNMDTEHAFNTGGNIHFTMLIDPTTELGRAMRQLLIGQSFYVLPQADIAVLQQAFRKALARREHSTLLSFVQSLAAYFTSNDRVADRVLDKGADRRAFDERIIRVLELLACCADDDESHQLKYFSQETYLSESRLAHLFKDETGIPLKSYLVLHKLQRAYESIFDGETITTAALRAGFDSPSHLAYTNKMMTGMSATSIIKDSAFLKVF from the coding sequence ATGAATTGCATTATCAAATACGGAAGAAATGTTGGGGCGATATCAGATCGGGTGGAAGCGGATTCCCATAAACATTGGCTGTTGCAGCTGTTTCTTTCCATTGAAGAGGAACTGGACATTAAAGTCAAGGGACAGCTTATTCCTTGCCATGCCCTGCTGGTCAACATGGATACGGAGCATGCCTTCAACACCGGAGGCAATATCCATTTTACAATGCTGATTGACCCGACTACAGAGCTAGGGCGCGCCATGAGGCAGCTGCTGATAGGACAGAGTTTTTATGTTTTGCCCCAGGCGGATATAGCTGTGCTGCAGCAGGCTTTTCGCAAAGCCCTTGCCCGGAGGGAGCATAGTACCCTTCTGTCCTTTGTGCAGAGTCTTGCCGCTTATTTTACTTCTAACGATAGGGTAGCTGATAGAGTGCTTGATAAAGGAGCTGATAGAAGGGCTTTCGATGAGCGGATCATCAGAGTTTTGGAGCTTCTGGCTTGCTGTGCGGATGATGATGAGAGCCATCAGCTTAAGTATTTTTCTCAGGAAACTTATCTTTCGGAAAGCCGTTTAGCCCATTTGTTCAAAGATGAAACAGGCATACCCTTGAAAAGCTATCTGGTTTTGCATAAATTGCAACGAGCTTATGAGTCCATCTTTGATGGGGAAACCATCACAACGGCAGCACTCAGAGCCGGATTTGACAGTCCGTCCCATCTGGCCTATACCAATAAAATGATGACGGGCATGTCGGCTACCAGCATCATCAAAGACAGCGCGTTTTTGAAAGTTTTCTGA
- a CDS encoding TetR/AcrR family transcriptional regulator: protein MMEKKEIGQSEKILNAAVLCISTKGYASVSLRDIADEAGVVLSQVNYYYKNKEGLFIEVIRALAQRYLQELEDKLSQGKSEEEKRACLIEFFQDTLLKNPGLFKLLFDVTSMALWSDTFREPLRQLFDDSTALIEKYIIKNIAPTQNSNGYSPSVLSRITLGALFGTSIHIMLAGEPKDAVASLSAIKVLLSN from the coding sequence ATGATGGAGAAGAAAGAAATCGGTCAGTCCGAAAAAATCCTCAATGCAGCTGTTCTATGTATATCGACAAAGGGCTATGCCAGTGTATCCCTGCGGGATATAGCCGATGAGGCCGGGGTCGTCTTGAGTCAGGTCAATTATTACTATAAAAACAAAGAGGGACTATTCATTGAGGTCATCAGGGCTTTGGCTCAACGCTATTTGCAGGAATTAGAAGATAAATTAAGTCAAGGCAAATCAGAAGAAGAGAAAAGGGCCTGCCTGATCGAGTTTTTTCAGGACACGCTTCTCAAGAATCCGGGATTGTTCAAGCTGCTCTTTGATGTGACCAGCATGGCTCTTTGGTCCGATACCTTCAGGGAACCTCTTCGCCAGCTTTTCGACGACTCTACAGCATTAATTGAAAAATACATTATCAAGAATATTGCCCCAACACAAAATAGTAACGGCTATTCGCCGTCAGTATTATCCAGGATTACTCTGGGTGCTTTATTTGGTACTTCCATTCATATCATGCTGGCGGGGGAGCCAAAAGATGCTGTAGCATCATTGTCTGCTATAAAGGTTTTATTAAGCAATTAG
- a CDS encoding Uma2 family endonuclease, whose translation MGSLLTAQEVAEMLNLSVDTVWRYTRQKRIPVMELGKKQYRYEKEAVLAALTTGKIPAEDLLVKEETLGYAKQGEYTYEDYVRIPDEPGYRFEVLEGMLIREPSPTTHHQRVVFALSRQLADFFECFDPEGELFIAPLDITLTSRNVVQPDILFISGSRRSIMRPERIDGPCDLVVEVMSPSNRRKDRLRKLEIYRRAGIPHYWLVDPEENTLEAFMLKDERYVLAVAGGPGDMFDHPDFPGLDLDLIKVFYKPAYE comes from the coding sequence ATGGGTAGCTTGCTGACGGCCCAGGAAGTGGCGGAAATGCTGAACTTGTCGGTGGATACAGTCTGGAGATATACCCGGCAAAAGAGGATACCTGTTATGGAGTTGGGCAAAAAACAATACCGCTATGAAAAAGAGGCTGTGCTGGCGGCTCTGACCACGGGCAAGATACCTGCAGAAGACCTGCTTGTTAAAGAAGAAACCCTTGGTTACGCTAAACAGGGCGAATATACATATGAAGATTATGTCAGGATTCCGGATGAACCAGGCTATCGGTTCGAAGTGCTGGAAGGGATGTTGATCAGGGAACCGTCACCGACCACCCATCATCAGAGGGTTGTGTTTGCTTTGTCCCGGCAGTTGGCTGATTTTTTTGAATGCTTTGATCCGGAGGGTGAACTGTTTATTGCGCCTCTGGATATTACCTTGACTTCCAGGAATGTAGTGCAGCCGGACATCCTTTTTATCTCCGGCAGCCGCAGGAGCATCATGCGTCCGGAGCGTATTGACGGACCCTGTGATCTGGTGGTGGAAGTCATGTCACCCTCCAATCGCCGGAAAGACCGTCTCCGCAAGTTGGAGATTTACCGTCGGGCAGGGATTCCTCATTACTGGCTCGTTGATCCTGAAGAGAATACCTTGGAAGCTTTTATGCTTAAAGATGAGCGTTATGTTCTGGCAGTTGCCGGTGGACCGGGGGATATGTTTGACCATCCTGATTTCCCTGGCTTGGACCTGGATTTGATAAAGGTATTTTACAAGCCAGCGTACGAATGA
- a CDS encoding PucR family transcriptional regulator, giving the protein MKMDVFASALSAYGPQLTIGCRESASFKSVKIFSDQDRFFNPEILYAGRISDLGRLDFLPQGINFLCIEDEPNRRVTLENAHLNFITVPPVHDLCIMVNLAQDALKDSLREASCWEKLLSAVTHRESAQKMVDIAAELLGNPVIFSDSSTKLIARSNFDQGDSLLWSEHSQYGYFSYETMQSEKYKRMLQKMDNIVRPVLLEKEMSDYDSITGKVLVDNILIGRISVLNAIQPFRNDDIDIVDRLCHILAYHLRQDNFYKFVKDARRESFLRDLIDNCYSDKEEIDQRKMSVGLKLDGLYCVLVVEMRDWDNPNTLQNIRFEIKAFLPPGNSLIYNNKIVYLLNKELLFSPYYDQGPLMKYLTENKLSIGISRNLKDLKNLPELYRQSVDALKIGAYLNSNELIYDYDEYALYHLFHSLSTKVNIGGFCHPALVKLMEYDRRNKSNFTKTLYAYLKQNGNQSATAAELYIHRTSLIYRINKIEEIMDLPLDDALIRSHLYTSFQIIEILERKAF; this is encoded by the coding sequence ATGAAGATGGATGTCTTTGCAAGCGCCCTGTCTGCATATGGTCCTCAATTAACCATAGGCTGCAGGGAAAGCGCTTCTTTTAAATCTGTGAAAATTTTTTCGGATCAAGATCGGTTTTTTAACCCGGAAATTTTGTATGCAGGACGAATTTCGGATTTAGGGCGACTGGATTTCCTGCCTCAGGGCATTAATTTTCTTTGTATAGAAGATGAGCCCAATCGAAGGGTGACCTTGGAAAATGCTCATTTGAATTTCATCACAGTTCCTCCTGTCCATGACCTCTGTATAATGGTTAATTTGGCCCAGGACGCTTTAAAAGATTCCCTGAGAGAAGCTTCATGCTGGGAGAAGCTGCTCAGTGCAGTCACTCATAGGGAAAGCGCTCAGAAAATGGTGGATATAGCTGCGGAGTTATTGGGTAATCCGGTTATTTTTTCAGACTCCAGTACCAAACTCATCGCCCGTTCCAACTTTGATCAGGGCGACAGCCTTCTCTGGAGTGAGCACAGCCAATACGGATACTTTAGTTATGAAACCATGCAGTCTGAAAAATATAAACGCATGCTGCAAAAAATGGATAACATCGTCAGACCGGTGTTGTTGGAAAAAGAAATGAGCGACTATGACAGCATTACGGGGAAAGTACTGGTGGATAATATTCTCATCGGGCGTATCTCTGTGCTAAATGCAATCCAGCCTTTTCGGAACGACGATATCGATATTGTCGACCGTCTGTGTCACATTCTTGCTTATCATTTGAGACAGGATAATTTTTATAAATTTGTCAAGGATGCTCGTCGGGAAAGCTTTCTGCGCGATCTGATCGACAACTGTTATTCCGACAAGGAAGAGATTGACCAAAGGAAAATGTCTGTTGGCTTAAAGCTGGATGGGCTTTATTGTGTTCTTGTTGTGGAGATGCGGGATTGGGATAATCCCAATACTCTTCAGAATATCCGTTTCGAAATCAAAGCTTTTCTGCCGCCAGGTAATTCTTTGATCTACAACAATAAAATTGTGTACCTGTTGAATAAGGAGCTTCTCTTCAGTCCTTATTATGATCAGGGACCCTTAATGAAGTATCTGACAGAAAATAAGCTTTCAATTGGGATTAGCAGGAACCTGAAGGATTTAAAAAACCTCCCTGAACTGTATAGGCAATCTGTTGACGCACTGAAAATAGGGGCCTATCTTAACAGTAACGAGCTGATCTATGACTATGATGAGTACGCCTTGTACCATCTTTTTCACTCACTTTCCACTAAAGTCAATATTGGCGGGTTTTGCCACCCTGCCCTTGTCAAATTGATGGAGTACGACCGGAGGAATAAGAGCAATTTTACGAAAACCTTGTATGCCTATCTTAAACAAAACGGCAACCAGTCGGCGACAGCTGCAGAGTTGTATATCCACCGAACTTCGTTGATCTACCGCATCAATAAAATTGAAGAGATCATGGATCTGCCGCTGGATGATGCGCTGATCAGAAGTCATTTATATACTTCTTTTCAAATTATTGAAATTTTAGAAAGAAAAGCATTTTAA
- a CDS encoding transglutaminase-like domain-containing protein — protein MNQYLQETNMLNFRHSSIQSLIEEKQWANEECFHKIRKIYDFVRDDIAFGYNRDDTIPASEVLKDGYGQCNTKGTLLMALLRGVGVPCRIHGFTIDKQLQKGAMTGLIYRLAPRNIVHSWVEIHYGGQWYNLEGFILDKDYLKKLQKKFSASEGSFCGYGAATDNLQNPQIDWNVNDTYIQKEGINQDFGVFDSPDEFLAIHHQQLSLLRKWAYQNIGRKLMNRNVEKIRSHSGQDRPA, from the coding sequence ATGAATCAATACTTGCAGGAAACCAACATGCTGAATTTCCGTCACAGCTCTATACAGAGCTTGATTGAAGAAAAACAATGGGCAAATGAAGAGTGTTTTCATAAGATCCGGAAAATCTACGATTTTGTCCGGGACGACATCGCCTTTGGCTATAATCGGGATGACACGATTCCGGCCTCCGAGGTGCTGAAGGATGGCTATGGTCAGTGCAATACCAAAGGAACCCTCTTGATGGCTCTCTTGAGAGGGGTAGGAGTGCCCTGCCGGATTCACGGCTTTACCATTGATAAGCAATTGCAGAAAGGGGCTATGACAGGACTGATTTACAGACTGGCTCCCCGGAACATTGTGCATAGCTGGGTTGAGATCCACTATGGGGGGCAGTGGTATAACTTAGAGGGATTCATTCTGGATAAGGATTATTTAAAAAAGCTCCAGAAGAAATTCTCTGCGAGTGAAGGGAGCTTTTGCGGGTATGGGGCCGCCACCGACAACTTGCAAAACCCCCAAATCGACTGGAATGTCAATGACACTTATATTCAAAAAGAAGGGATCAACCAGGATTTCGGGGTGTTTGACTCCCCGGATGAATTCCTGGCGATCCATCATCAGCAGTTATCCCTGCTGAGAAAGTGGGCCTATCAAAACATCGGGCGTAAATTGATGAATCGCAATGTGGAAAAAATCCGCTCCCATTCAGGTCAGGATAGGCCTGCCTAA
- a CDS encoding methyl-accepting chemotaxis protein, translating to MNYKKFIGNFKFISFMVNLLLSLGLGVILWRILDIWYIIPLLLLIGTVGYGIIAIFSGFANKKLLAKFEKQILQFREGDYSSLAEFKDLGFIGKISSSFNEIIEDIRGLITSFVKVFHAIIQISKETRSKAEEALCSVGQISESIEEVAKGASRQADEVQYGVEKMENLSQEIELLSDRFDGVSDDTKDIKQLNSVGLQSVNLLQEKSLETNAALAQIYQTIESLTNSTKNIEQLLESVEGIAEQTNLLALNAAIEAARAGESGRGFAVVAEEIRKLAEQSRVSTVEIGSLVHTIQNQSTLTIASMQRVQAVSREQNEAVLHTNDAFQNITAATESISSKIAMIQQGMTSIQNHRHEVLKVIENISAVTIEAAASSEEIAAAAGSQVSILEEMNEVTRKLDEITQELDVKLKKYKL from the coding sequence ATGAATTACAAAAAATTTATAGGCAATTTTAAATTTATCTCATTCATGGTCAATCTCTTATTGAGCCTGGGTTTAGGGGTTATTCTTTGGCGAATTCTTGATATTTGGTACATTATCCCTTTGCTTTTGCTGATCGGCACCGTCGGTTACGGCATCATTGCTATTTTCTCAGGTTTTGCCAACAAAAAATTGTTAGCTAAATTTGAAAAGCAAATCCTTCAGTTCAGAGAAGGGGATTATTCCAGCCTGGCGGAATTTAAGGATCTTGGCTTTATCGGTAAAATCTCTTCATCCTTTAATGAGATTATTGAAGACATTCGGGGGTTAATTACGAGCTTTGTCAAGGTTTTTCATGCCATTATTCAAATTTCCAAGGAAACCAGAAGCAAAGCTGAAGAAGCCTTATGCTCAGTTGGACAGATTTCCGAATCCATTGAAGAAGTTGCCAAGGGCGCTTCCAGGCAGGCCGATGAGGTTCAGTACGGGGTAGAGAAAATGGAAAACCTCTCCCAGGAAATCGAATTATTGTCGGACCGTTTCGACGGAGTAAGCGACGATACAAAAGACATCAAACAATTGAACAGCGTCGGGCTTCAGTCGGTCAACCTTCTTCAGGAAAAATCCCTGGAAACCAATGCCGCCCTGGCACAGATTTATCAAACCATCGAGAGCCTGACCAACTCCACTAAGAATATTGAGCAGCTTCTGGAGTCTGTGGAAGGTATTGCTGAACAAACCAATTTGCTGGCCTTAAATGCGGCGATTGAAGCAGCCCGGGCCGGTGAATCCGGGCGGGGATTTGCCGTAGTGGCGGAGGAGATCAGGAAATTAGCCGAGCAAAGCCGGGTATCCACTGTGGAAATCGGCAGCTTGGTACACACTATCCAAAATCAGTCAACCCTGACTATCGCTTCCATGCAGCGGGTTCAGGCTGTCTCCCGGGAACAGAATGAGGCTGTCCTCCATACCAATGACGCTTTCCAAAATATCACCGCAGCCACCGAATCGATAAGTTCGAAAATCGCCATGATCCAGCAAGGGATGACCTCAATTCAGAATCATCGCCATGAGGTCTTAAAGGTTATTGAGAATATTTCCGCCGTTACGATAGAAGCTGCTGCTTCAAGTGAAGAAATCGCTGCCGCAGCCGGCAGTCAGGTATCCATATTGGAAGAGATGAATGAAGTTACCCGTAAATTAGATGAAATTACCCAAGAACTTGATGTGAAACTGAAAAAATATAAGCTGTAG
- a CDS encoding MFS transporter: MAERNKELVTKVSILSVAFLLYTTSILQSTLGAIAKAFPGTDPETVKLLQSITPLMMLIFSTLCGQLERFISKRKILFAAMCLMVIGGVTPAFFGNSFEFLIVMKGVFGAGYGLAFPLSASLIADFFDGRERSKMMGFKGAVGAASGVVMSMLGGVLANIHWRYAYLGYLLIIPVALFIMFTLPEPDKSVKKEKPAKGEGASWGRLTPLTFIISLLNIGFNIMMYTFFTSVAIVIVLTNVGNSAQAGMVNSMYTACAFVAGLLFVFVKQIFKRYTIVLAVALVGASFLTMLNANSFPLFILGGVLFGLGFGTYNPEMNLLVIGSAKEKSAATLAMSVYVAGQAIGQFISPIILKYATGMLGLAGPKAGWMIAAPALLVASVVLILFIALVKPKNNNTPINQ; the protein is encoded by the coding sequence ATGGCAGAAAGAAATAAGGAATTAGTGACTAAAGTTTCGATATTATCTGTTGCATTTCTTCTTTATACCACAAGTATTCTGCAGTCCACGCTTGGCGCTATCGCCAAAGCCTTTCCCGGTACCGACCCGGAAACAGTAAAGCTGCTGCAGTCCATAACCCCTTTGATGATGCTGATCTTTTCCACATTGTGCGGTCAATTGGAGCGCTTTATCAGCAAGAGGAAGATCCTGTTTGCTGCCATGTGCCTGATGGTTATTGGGGGGGTGACCCCAGCCTTCTTTGGCAACAGCTTTGAATTCCTGATCGTGATGAAAGGGGTTTTTGGTGCCGGTTACGGTTTGGCCTTCCCGCTTTCTGCATCCTTGATTGCCGATTTTTTTGACGGCCGCGAACGCTCGAAAATGATGGGCTTTAAAGGTGCGGTCGGCGCAGCTTCCGGTGTGGTTATGTCCATGCTGGGCGGGGTCTTGGCCAATATCCATTGGCGCTATGCTTATCTGGGCTATCTGTTGATTATACCGGTTGCCTTGTTTATTATGTTTACTTTGCCGGAACCTGATAAGTCGGTGAAAAAAGAAAAACCGGCGAAGGGAGAAGGCGCTTCCTGGGGCCGGCTGACTCCCCTGACCTTTATTATTTCTCTGCTCAATATTGGCTTTAACATCATGATGTATACCTTTTTTACCAGCGTGGCGATTGTTATTGTTCTGACCAATGTGGGAAATTCGGCCCAGGCCGGGATGGTGAACTCCATGTATACCGCTTGTGCCTTTGTAGCGGGGCTGCTCTTCGTCTTTGTAAAGCAAATTTTCAAACGGTATACTATCGTCCTTGCCGTTGCCCTGGTAGGAGCGTCCTTTCTGACCATGCTCAACGCCAATTCCTTTCCGCTCTTTATCTTAGGCGGCGTTTTGTTTGGTTTGGGCTTTGGCACCTACAACCCGGAGATGAATCTGCTGGTTATCGGCAGCGCTAAGGAAAAATCGGCGGCTACCCTTGCCATGTCGGTATATGTGGCCGGCCAGGCCATAGGCCAGTTCATATCCCCGATCATCTTAAAATATGCTACGGGGATGCTGGGCCTGGCAGGGCCCAAAGCCGGTTGGATGATCGCTGCCCCGGCACTTCTGGTTGCCAGTGTTGTTTTAATCCTGTTTATTGCTTTGGTTAAGCCTAAGAATAATAATACCCCCATCAATCAATAA